A DNA window from uncultured Methanoregula sp. contains the following coding sequences:
- a CDS encoding PAS domain S-box protein — translation MDLTIIQSSVTLFQILCVIIVFASVFMRSRFFREFFEQRPKLTTQVLLMVFFGIMSIFGTLSGLSIYGAVVNIRDLGPMAAGLLCGPFVGLGAGIIGGLFRFFQGGPYMWTGLSAPILSGILGGIMYLANRRRFVSTWAAVILIGLSETLISCYTLILVTRPSEFFTVVTMVAAPMVIFNIIGMFIFATVVHGILDEMQAQKERQKLELEAGLRKNLTTIINTIAYPVYVLDREHRFTLVNDSFCRFVGQTGEEILGKTPGNFFSKEDAAVHYQMTEEVFRTRRAREEEITITRPNGQVCTIIDTSTHYSDSPGQEFIVGVVQDITERRKMQVALAENEAWYRILFEHTGAATIIIDKDGIIDQANTEFAELSGYSRKEIEGTMKWVQIADPDDYKTVRKYHHERRENSPSSAPTNYTVRIIDRSGNKKTVQAVVAMIPGTQKSIASYVDITEQKRTEEALAQANKKLNLLSSITRHDIINQILVLKGFLTLLTVRTDNPELLEYAGKSIRAGENIERQIIFTRDYQDMGVRSPVWQNVKTCIIKAKGALDTSIVSISMNGPDVEVFADPLFEKVFYNLIDNSLKYGGEKLHTIHIGFRETDSGLVITYEDDGNGISEEDKVHLFERGFGKHTGLGLFLSREILSITGIAITGNGVPGGGARFEISVPAGAYRILEQHESRPSD, via the coding sequence ATGGATCTGACAATAATCCAGAGTTCAGTCACCCTTTTCCAGATCCTCTGTGTGATTATTGTCTTTGCGTCCGTTTTCATGCGGAGCCGGTTTTTCAGGGAGTTCTTCGAGCAGCGGCCGAAACTGACCACCCAGGTTCTCCTGATGGTTTTTTTCGGGATTATGTCCATCTTCGGGACGCTGAGCGGGCTCTCGATCTACGGCGCCGTTGTCAACATCCGGGATCTCGGCCCCATGGCGGCCGGTCTCCTCTGCGGCCCCTTTGTCGGCCTCGGGGCAGGGATCATCGGCGGATTGTTCCGGTTCTTCCAGGGCGGACCCTACATGTGGACCGGGCTTTCCGCCCCAATCCTGTCCGGAATCCTGGGCGGGATAATGTACCTGGCAAACCGGCGCAGGTTCGTTTCCACCTGGGCGGCTGTAATTCTGATCGGGCTTTCTGAAACGCTCATCTCCTGTTACACGCTGATCCTGGTAACCAGACCCTCCGAGTTTTTCACGGTTGTCACGATGGTTGCAGCCCCGATGGTTATCTTCAACATCATCGGCATGTTCATCTTTGCAACCGTGGTCCATGGTATCCTTGACGAGATGCAGGCTCAAAAAGAGAGGCAGAAGCTCGAACTGGAGGCCGGATTGAGAAAGAACCTCACAACCATCATCAACACCATTGCCTATCCGGTCTATGTCCTGGACCGGGAGCATCGTTTTACCCTGGTCAATGACAGCTTCTGCAGGTTTGTCGGACAGACAGGAGAGGAGATCCTGGGAAAAACACCCGGGAATTTCTTCAGTAAAGAGGATGCTGCAGTTCATTACCAGATGACCGAGGAGGTATTCCGGACCCGCAGGGCCCGGGAAGAAGAGATCACGATCACCCGGCCGAACGGCCAGGTATGTACCATCATTGACACATCCACCCATTATTCGGATTCCCCGGGCCAGGAATTCATTGTGGGCGTTGTCCAGGATATCACGGAGCGCCGGAAGATGCAGGTTGCCCTTGCAGAGAACGAGGCCTGGTACCGCATCCTTTTCGAGCATACCGGTGCGGCAACCATCATCATCGACAAAGATGGCATCATCGACCAGGCCAACACCGAGTTTGCCGAACTGTCCGGGTACTCCCGGAAAGAGATCGAAGGAACAATGAAATGGGTACAGATAGCGGATCCCGACGATTACAAGACCGTGAGAAAATACCATCACGAGAGAAGAGAGAACAGTCCCTCCTCGGCTCCCACAAATTATACGGTTCGGATAATTGACCGCAGCGGGAATAAAAAAACCGTCCAGGCCGTTGTTGCGATGATCCCGGGGACACAAAAATCGATTGCGTCTTACGTGGACATAACGGAACAGAAGAGAACGGAAGAGGCCCTTGCCCAGGCCAATAAAAAACTCAATCTCCTCTCCTCCATAACCCGGCACGATATCATCAACCAGATCCTGGTACTCAAAGGGTTCTTAACCCTGCTTACCGTCAGGACCGACAACCCGGAACTCCTTGAATATGCAGGCAAAAGTATCAGGGCGGGCGAGAATATCGAGCGCCAGATCATCTTCACGCGGGATTACCAGGACATGGGGGTGAGATCACCGGTATGGCAGAATGTAAAAACCTGCATTATCAAAGCAAAGGGAGCCCTGGATACGAGCATTGTCAGCATCAGTATGAACGGACCGGATGTCGAGGTGTTTGCCGATCCCCTCTTTGAAAAAGTATTCTATAACCTTATTGATAATTCCCTGAAATACGGGGGGGAGAAACTGCACACCATCCATATCGGTTTCCGGGAGACCGACTCCGGCCTGGTCATCACGTACGAGGATGACGGGAACGGGATCTCAGAAGAAGATAAGGTTCATCTCTTCGAACGCGGCTTTGGAAAACACACGGGCCTTGGCCTCTTCCTCTCCCGGGAGATCCTCTCGATCACCGGCATTGCCATCACGGGCAACGGGGTACCGGGCGGGGGGGCACGGTTCGAGATCTCTGTGCCGGCCGGAGCATACCGCATCCTGGAGCAGCACGAGTCCCGGCCGTCCGACTGA
- a CDS encoding histidine kinase N-terminal 7TM domain-containing protein has product MSFPSSPAIILLIIAGTISAVLAYAGWRNRAIPLSRPFTLLMAAETVWIFGYLLELTSSNLQAVLLINDIEYPALQTVPVAWLFVVLCYTGREHYLNRRTVPLFFIVPAIVWILVLTNPLHHLYYTGFSPLVIDGSTIWVYEHGPLFWIHIGYCYLLALVSLVLVAGRLFAATALYRRQTLLLFCAACIPAFCNMAYVFQLAPFPEYDLTPFAFLATGIIMAVGLLRYQLFSAVPVAYSRVFLTMSDGVVVLNGQFRVMDLNPSAEKITGISPHDAIGRPVGEIVSGLALLEADPRPVPQERHIEIQIRSGGSLRFYDVLVTPMGAGGAGSSGFICLLRDISGRKQAELALAQANRKIALLSSITRHDLQNKLMAVASYLDLSRELATDPEQKEYISLQEEALEAMREQIAFTAEYDKLGSKMPVWQNVSAAVRRAQDQVYLRNISLSDTTGSLEVYADPMLEKVFYNLFENAVKYGGDTLSSIGVSSRPAGDSLVIVVGDDGCGISETDKARLFERGFGKNTGLGLFLSREILAITDITITETGRPDHGAQFEIHVPCGKFRFVDPGE; this is encoded by the coding sequence ATGAGTTTTCCCTCATCCCCTGCAATAATCCTCCTTATCATAGCCGGCACGATCTCGGCAGTCCTTGCCTATGCAGGCTGGCGCAACCGAGCCATTCCCCTATCCCGCCCGTTCACCCTCCTGATGGCGGCCGAGACCGTCTGGATCTTCGGCTATCTCCTGGAACTCACCAGTTCAAACCTCCAGGCAGTCCTTCTCATCAACGATATCGAGTATCCCGCCCTGCAGACGGTGCCTGTTGCCTGGCTTTTTGTTGTCCTGTGTTATACCGGCCGCGAACATTACCTGAACCGGAGGACCGTCCCCCTCTTCTTCATCGTACCGGCAATCGTATGGATTCTTGTCCTCACCAATCCGCTTCACCATCTTTATTATACCGGATTCTCCCCGCTCGTCATTGACGGATCCACCATCTGGGTGTATGAGCACGGCCCGCTCTTCTGGATCCATATCGGCTACTGTTACCTCCTCGCTCTTGTATCGCTGGTCCTTGTGGCCGGCCGGCTCTTTGCCGCCACAGCGCTTTACCGCCGGCAGACCCTGCTCCTCTTCTGTGCAGCCTGCATCCCGGCCTTCTGCAACATGGCCTATGTCTTCCAGCTTGCCCCGTTTCCCGAGTACGACCTGACCCCGTTTGCGTTCCTTGCCACGGGAATCATCATGGCAGTCGGCCTGCTCCGCTACCAGCTCTTTTCAGCAGTGCCTGTTGCTTACTCCAGGGTATTTTTGACCATGAGCGACGGGGTCGTTGTCCTGAACGGGCAGTTCCGGGTGATGGATCTGAACCCGTCGGCCGAGAAGATCACCGGGATATCCCCGCATGACGCCATCGGCCGGCCGGTCGGGGAGATCGTCAGCGGGCTCGCACTCCTGGAGGCGGATCCCCGGCCCGTACCGCAGGAGCGCCATATCGAGATCCAGATCCGGAGCGGGGGCAGCCTGCGGTTCTACGATGTGCTGGTAACCCCGATGGGAGCCGGCGGGGCAGGATCGTCAGGCTTCATCTGCCTGTTGCGCGACATCTCCGGGCGCAAACAGGCCGAGCTGGCTCTTGCGCAGGCCAACCGGAAGATAGCTCTCCTCTCAAGCATCACCAGGCACGATCTCCAGAACAAACTTATGGCGGTTGCCAGTTACCTGGATCTGAGCCGGGAACTTGCAACGGATCCTGAACAGAAAGAGTACATTTCCCTCCAGGAAGAGGCGCTGGAGGCCATGAGGGAACAGATCGCATTTACTGCAGAATACGACAAACTGGGATCCAAAATGCCGGTCTGGCAGAATGTCAGTGCTGCAGTAAGGCGGGCACAGGACCAGGTGTACCTCCGGAACATCTCTCTCTCTGACACAACCGGATCCCTTGAAGTCTACGCCGATCCGATGCTTGAAAAAGTGTTCTACAATCTTTTTGAGAATGCCGTAAAATATGGCGGGGACACGCTCTCGTCCATCGGGGTTTCCAGCCGCCCGGCCGGTGACAGCCTCGTGATCGTTGTCGGGGATGACGGGTGTGGGATATCGGAAACGGACAAGGCCCGGCTCTTCGAACGCGGGTTTGGGAAGAACACCGGCCTTGGCCTCTTCCTCTCCCGGGAGATCCTTGCGATCACGGATATCACGATCACGGAGACCGGGAGGCCCGATCATGGCGCACAGTTCGAGATCCATGTCCCGTGCGGGAAATTCCGGTTTGTTGACCCTGGCGAATGA
- a CDS encoding MFS transporter translates to MACRVLTEALDEAPFTLKHAHIWFLSSMGIFLDGFDLFVMSIALPLIIVQFSASPLAQGAVGAASIVGAIFGALIGGRLCDRFGRKKIFLADLFIFILFAILSACAWNLESLILFRFLLGVGIGADYPICASYVSEFMPKRIRGRMLIAAFSFQAVGIFAAAAAGLLILALHPDESAWRWMLIAGSVPAIVILVLRRTVPESPRWHIQRREWKLAMGVVRYLIPDFKLKEKAEPPVEKPVPEVLERKPAWHARIADYCELFSGQNRRKTLLITIPWFLMDFAFYGVGIFTPILIASMLGTHAVGMNFIAQDFYSTELTVLLDIFLVLGFILNILFIERMGRIRLQLMGFVGMAAGMFILAASQSGSTTIIALAFVGFGLFNLLQNWGPNATTFLLPAELFPTRLRATAHGFASAVAKVGAACGIIFVPLMQASMGVRDTVTIMGIICIIACVVTWLTRVDMTGRSLEDLEDVA, encoded by the coding sequence ATGGCGTGCAGGGTTCTTACTGAGGCACTGGATGAGGCACCGTTCACGCTCAAGCATGCCCATATCTGGTTTCTTTCATCCATGGGGATCTTCCTCGACGGCTTCGATCTCTTCGTGATGTCCATTGCCCTCCCGCTCATCATCGTACAGTTCTCCGCATCTCCCCTTGCCCAGGGAGCGGTCGGTGCTGCATCCATTGTCGGCGCAATCTTCGGGGCGCTCATCGGCGGCAGGCTCTGCGACCGGTTCGGGAGAAAGAAGATCTTTCTTGCGGATCTCTTCATCTTCATTCTCTTTGCAATCCTGTCGGCCTGCGCCTGGAACCTTGAGTCCCTCATCCTCTTCCGCTTCCTCCTTGGCGTGGGAATCGGCGCAGACTACCCGATCTGTGCATCCTATGTCTCGGAGTTCATGCCCAAACGGATCCGGGGCCGGATGCTGATCGCTGCATTCAGTTTCCAGGCAGTCGGCATTTTCGCTGCGGCTGCTGCGGGTCTCCTCATCCTGGCCCTGCACCCGGATGAATCGGCATGGCGGTGGATGCTCATTGCCGGATCAGTCCCTGCGATCGTGATCCTCGTGCTGCGCCGGACCGTACCCGAGAGTCCCCGGTGGCATATCCAGCGGAGGGAGTGGAAACTCGCCATGGGAGTTGTCCGTTACCTGATACCGGATTTCAAGCTTAAGGAAAAAGCCGAGCCCCCGGTGGAAAAACCGGTGCCGGAAGTGTTGGAAAGGAAGCCGGCATGGCATGCCCGCATAGCCGATTATTGCGAACTCTTCTCCGGGCAGAACCGGAGAAAGACCCTGCTCATCACCATCCCGTGGTTTCTGATGGATTTTGCCTTTTACGGCGTGGGTATATTCACGCCCATCCTTATCGCATCCATGCTTGGTACCCATGCGGTCGGCATGAATTTCATTGCCCAGGATTTCTATTCCACGGAATTGACCGTCCTCCTGGATATTTTCCTTGTTCTCGGGTTCATCCTCAATATCCTCTTCATTGAGAGGATGGGCCGGATCCGGCTCCAGCTGATGGGGTTTGTCGGCATGGCTGCAGGCATGTTCATCCTCGCGGCGTCCCAGTCCGGTTCCACGACCATCATTGCTCTCGCATTTGTCGGATTCGGTCTCTTCAACCTTCTCCAGAACTGGGGCCCGAATGCCACGACCTTCCTCCTCCCGGCCGAACTCTTTCCCACCCGGCTCCGGGCAACCGCCCACGGATTTGCATCGGCCGTTGCCAAGGTTGGCGCAGCCTGCGGGATCATCTTTGTCCCGCTGATGCAGGCTTCGATGGGCGTACGGGACACCGTCACCATCATGGGGATCATCTGTATCATTGCCTGTGTCGTAACCTGGCTGACCCGGGTGGATATGACCGGCCGCTCCCTTGAGGATCTTGAAGACGTGGCCTGA
- a CDS encoding bacteriohemerythrin, which produces MEWTEELSVNIREIDDQHKKLIALINKLHDAMRAGQGKEALEGTLQELASYTVYHFQTEEKYMQKFNYPRLPSHKAEHAAFVKKVVDFQKDFAENRLGLTLDLMNFLRDWVNHHIRETDKQYTATFRAGGLA; this is translated from the coding sequence ATGGAATGGACTGAAGAGCTGAGCGTGAACATCAGGGAGATCGATGACCAGCACAAAAAGCTCATCGCCCTCATCAACAAGCTGCACGACGCCATGCGGGCCGGCCAGGGAAAAGAAGCCCTGGAAGGAACGCTCCAGGAGCTCGCGTCGTATACGGTGTACCATTTCCAGACCGAAGAGAAATACATGCAGAAGTTCAACTACCCGCGCCTCCCGTCCCACAAAGCCGAACATGCCGCGTTTGTGAAAAAAGTCGTGGATTTCCAGAAGGATTTTGCTGAAAACCGGCTCGGTCTTACGCTCGATCTCATGAACTTCCTCCGCGACTGGGTCAACCACCACATACGGGAGACCGATAAGCAGTACACCGCCACGTTCAGGGCGGGCGGTCTTGCCTAG
- a CDS encoding YkgJ family cysteine cluster protein: protein MEIMEKSSSEDDPCEQCGLCCRIFGPGIMPTVPNVYVWIEQGRTDILRWFIAYREHGDPVPCTSLRAEDLGDVVSFEMRDAETGEYVTVCPFLRRKGKMRYLCGIHLVKPEMCWNYQPWVWGETYFNRCPSLKKSNGKTRWPL from the coding sequence ATGGAAATCATGGAGAAATCCTCATCCGAAGACGACCCCTGCGAGCAGTGCGGGCTCTGCTGCCGGATCTTCGGCCCCGGCATCATGCCGACAGTACCGAACGTTTACGTCTGGATCGAGCAGGGCCGGACCGATATCCTGCGCTGGTTCATCGCGTACCGGGAACACGGCGATCCCGTTCCCTGCACCAGTCTCCGGGCAGAAGATCTTGGCGATGTGGTCTCGTTCGAGATGCGCGATGCAGAGACCGGCGAGTATGTTACGGTCTGCCCGTTCCTCCGGAGGAAAGGAAAGATGAGGTATCTCTGCGGAATACACCTGGTAAAACCCGAGATGTGCTGGAATTACCAGCCCTGGGTCTGGGGCGAGACGTATTTCAACCGGTGCCCGTCGCTCAAAAAGAGTAACGGGAAGACCCGCTGGCCGCTCTGA
- a CDS encoding PAS domain S-box protein — MKFAEMVDLSELTELCESFTAATGAATALLELDGTVLIATGWQDICTRFHRVNPDSAVRCRESDTALASLLKKGEPYNIYQCKNGLVDVAVPILAGGNHVANFFTGQFFLSPPDREFFIRQADTFGFDPDAYLEALGRVPVYDEEQVRHLLGFLSRMARIFAETGMARLRLEETNRELTVKHAELKEEIAKREHADEALRRSELRFLGIAGTVPGVVYQFYARPGGQRGFSYVSERSLEILGIPNDPGPFFEQMTDRVHPEDRQRFLDSIDAAVRAVSRWEFEGRLIRPDGNVMYFKGISEPARENDELVFSGIFLDITKRKLAETALQDSEEQLRTIIEEAPFSIQVMDTEGRIILVNRAFEKLWGLTLEDLLNYRILNDEQLVRSGIMPIIERGFAGEVAEIPPTRYDSMETSGKGNRPWVQSRIYPTRDTKGAIRNIILMHEDITSQVEAVEALRESESRHRRIVETANEGIWSMDARHVTTFVNQKMADMLGYPVEEIVGRAISDFIFPEDLPHNARQMELRHQGHNSVYEGRIRNRDGGIRWMKVSATAIFDDAGKFAGSFAMLFDITDRKIAEEALLRKNEELAAATEEMTAIDEELRQNYEELKKIQDALGLARRKLNILNQVTFEELQSGIFSLSAYLELSVTRGSEEKKAGYISKQKAILKDMTKNLSFARNYQGLGMVPPKWQNVNQVFLFAISHMDTLCLVRDVELGSLEIYADPLLERVFGVLVENVLKWGSGATTIRLHYQEEKGGLLLTFEDNGQGILTERKECIFERESRQDGGLGLYLVREILSITHITIRETGEPGTGARFEISVPEGAYRF; from the coding sequence ATGAAATTCGCTGAGATGGTTGATCTCTCGGAACTCACGGAACTCTGCGAGAGTTTCACTGCTGCAACCGGTGCAGCAACTGCCCTTCTGGAACTTGATGGTACCGTTCTCATAGCAACCGGCTGGCAGGATATCTGCACCCGGTTCCACCGGGTAAATCCTGACAGTGCGGTCCGGTGCAGGGAGAGCGACACGGCTCTTGCCAGCCTTTTGAAAAAAGGGGAACCCTATAATATTTACCAGTGCAAAAACGGGCTTGTCGACGTGGCAGTCCCGATCCTGGCCGGGGGAAATCATGTTGCGAACTTTTTTACCGGCCAGTTCTTTCTTTCCCCGCCGGACCGCGAGTTCTTCATCCGCCAGGCAGACACGTTCGGGTTCGACCCGGATGCCTATCTCGAAGCTCTCGGGCGGGTTCCCGTGTATGACGAGGAGCAGGTCCGGCATCTCCTGGGGTTCCTCTCCCGCATGGCCCGCATCTTCGCAGAGACAGGGATGGCCCGGCTCCGGCTTGAAGAGACCAACCGGGAACTCACCGTCAAGCATGCTGAACTCAAGGAAGAGATAGCAAAGCGGGAACACGCAGATGAGGCGCTCCGCAGGAGCGAGTTACGGTTCCTCGGCATAGCCGGCACGGTCCCCGGGGTCGTGTACCAGTTCTATGCAAGGCCCGGCGGGCAGAGAGGTTTCTCGTATGTGAGCGAACGCTCGCTTGAGATCCTGGGCATCCCGAATGACCCGGGCCCGTTCTTCGAACAGATGACCGATCGTGTCCATCCCGAAGACCGGCAGCGGTTCTTGGATTCAATAGATGCCGCAGTCCGGGCGGTTTCCCGCTGGGAGTTCGAAGGCAGGCTCATCCGGCCGGACGGGAACGTCATGTACTTCAAGGGCATCTCGGAGCCGGCCAGGGAGAATGACGAGCTCGTCTTTTCCGGCATATTCCTCGATATCACGAAACGCAAACTTGCAGAGACGGCCCTGCAGGACAGCGAGGAGCAGCTCAGGACGATCATCGAAGAAGCACCCTTCAGCATCCAGGTCATGGATACCGAAGGCAGGATCATTCTCGTCAACAGGGCGTTTGAGAAACTCTGGGGCCTCACCCTGGAAGACCTGCTTAATTATCGTATTCTTAACGATGAGCAGCTCGTCCGGAGCGGAATAATGCCCATCATAGAGAGGGGATTTGCAGGAGAGGTCGCGGAGATCCCTCCCACCCGGTATGACAGCATGGAAACCTCCGGGAAAGGCAACCGGCCCTGGGTCCAAAGCCGCATCTACCCGACAAGGGATACGAAAGGAGCTATCCGCAACATCATCCTGATGCACGAGGATATCACCAGCCAGGTCGAAGCGGTCGAAGCACTCAGGGAGAGCGAGAGCCGGCACCGCCGCATAGTCGAGACCGCAAACGAGGGAATCTGGTCCATGGACGCCCGCCATGTCACAACCTTCGTCAACCAGAAGATGGCCGACATGCTGGGGTACCCGGTTGAGGAGATTGTCGGCAGGGCGATTTCGGATTTCATCTTTCCTGAAGACCTGCCCCATAATGCCCGGCAGATGGAGCTCCGGCACCAGGGACACAACAGCGTGTACGAGGGCAGGATCCGCAACCGCGATGGCGGTATCAGGTGGATGAAGGTTTCCGCAACCGCGATATTTGACGATGCAGGAAAATTCGCGGGCTCGTTTGCCATGCTCTTCGACATCACCGACCGCAAGATTGCCGAAGAAGCCCTGTTGCGCAAGAACGAGGAACTGGCAGCTGCAACCGAGGAGATGACCGCGATTGACGAGGAACTCCGGCAGAATTACGAGGAACTCAAAAAGATACAGGATGCTCTCGGGCTTGCCCGCAGGAAGCTCAATATCCTCAACCAGGTCACGTTCGAGGAACTGCAAAGCGGGATCTTCTCCCTGTCTGCATACCTGGAACTGTCCGTAACAAGGGGTTCTGAGGAGAAGAAAGCCGGCTATATCTCAAAGCAGAAGGCTATCCTCAAGGACATGACAAAAAACCTGTCCTTTGCCAGGAACTACCAGGGTCTCGGCATGGTTCCCCCGAAGTGGCAGAATGTCAACCAGGTCTTCCTCTTCGCCATCTCGCACATGGATACGCTTTGCCTTGTGCGGGATGTCGAACTGGGCAGCCTTGAGATCTATGCCGATCCGCTGCTCGAGCGGGTTTTCGGAGTTCTGGTGGAAAACGTCCTGAAATGGGGCAGCGGGGCAACGACAATCCGGCTGCACTATCAGGAAGAGAAGGGCGGGCTGCTCCTGACATTCGAGGATAACGGGCAGGGAATTTTAACCGAGAGAAAGGAGTGTATCTTTGAACGCGAATCCCGCCAGGATGGCGGTCTCGGGTTGTATCTTGTCCGGGAGATCCTCTCCATCACCCATATCACGATCCGGGAGACCGGAGAGCCCGGGACCGGTGCACGGTTCGAGATCTCGGTGCCGGAAGGGGCATATCGGTTTTAG